The Ipomoea triloba cultivar NCNSP0323 chromosome 14, ASM357664v1 region AACATGCAGTCGCCCCAAAGAAGCCTAGAAGGGACCCGATCATTTTTACGGATGATGATATACCGCATGGAACGGTCCCGCACCGAGATGCTCTGATGATAACCATAGATATAAAAGGAACAGTCGTTCGGCGAGTGTTTGTAGACACAGGAAGCAGTGTAAATGTGATGTATGCAGATACTTTCAATAAGCTTGGTTTAGACTAAACGAAACTCCTACCAGTTAAGACCCCGTTGGCTGGGTTCACCGGTGATAGCATTGAAGCTGAAGGACGCATCGTTTTACCTGTCGAGATCGG contains the following coding sequences:
- the LOC116004012 gene encoding uncharacterized protein LOC116004012, which encodes MEEEEGREEQNWKHSKPVINIIYGGPEGGDSARERKQWGRQLYVGAIQHAVAPKKPRRDPIIFTDDDIPHGTVPHRDALMITIDIKGTVVRRVFVDTGSSVNVMYADTFNKLGLD